A window of the Azospirillum brasilense genome harbors these coding sequences:
- a CDS encoding type II secretion system F family protein has translation MSGGLMSGGLIPQPVLLGFGVLMILTGVAGLRSCALRERLLARLERLRAGTAPSAAPETERRSLLSRIGATLARTPLVGSADRERMRKSLIAAGYNQPGHLYSLLGIKLLCIGAGMALVPAAAGDLLPSLIGAPGAAAQVVAGALLGWRLPDLALGRMRDRRLEEVRNGLPDALDLLVICGEAGLGLEAAVDRVAREVATAYPALSAELSATAAEMRVLSDRGGALNNLAARLDMEGVRGMATTLIQAMRYGTPLAQALRVLAGEMRAQRLARFEEKAARLPVLLTLPMVVFILPCVFIVVGGPAMLDVSRSFDSAGTSQQTHSSQSHSNPPHSQTKGGQP, from the coding sequence ATGAGCGGCGGCCTCATGAGCGGCGGCCTGATCCCGCAGCCGGTCCTTCTCGGCTTCGGCGTCCTGATGATCCTGACCGGGGTGGCCGGGTTGCGCTCCTGCGCGCTGCGCGAGCGGCTGCTGGCCCGGCTGGAGCGGCTGCGCGCCGGAACCGCGCCCTCCGCCGCCCCGGAGACGGAGCGCCGCAGCCTGCTGAGCCGGATCGGCGCCACGCTGGCCCGCACGCCGCTCGTCGGCTCCGCCGACCGGGAGCGGATGCGCAAGAGCCTGATCGCCGCCGGCTACAACCAGCCCGGTCACCTCTATTCCCTGCTCGGCATCAAGCTGCTGTGCATCGGGGCCGGGATGGCGCTGGTCCCGGCGGCGGCGGGCGACCTGCTGCCCTCGCTGATCGGCGCGCCGGGTGCGGCGGCGCAGGTGGTGGCCGGCGCCCTGCTCGGCTGGCGGCTGCCCGATCTGGCGCTGGGCCGGATGCGCGACCGCCGCCTGGAGGAGGTGCGCAACGGCCTGCCCGACGCGCTCGACCTGCTGGTGATCTGCGGCGAGGCCGGCCTCGGCCTGGAAGCGGCGGTGGACCGCGTGGCCCGCGAGGTGGCGACCGCCTACCCGGCGCTGAGCGCCGAGCTGTCGGCCACCGCGGCGGAGATGCGCGTGCTGTCCGACCGCGGCGGCGCGCTCAACAATCTGGCCGCCCGGCTGGACATGGAGGGCGTGCGCGGCATGGCGACGACGCTGATCCAGGCCATGCGCTACGGCACGCCGCTGGCCCAGGCGCTGCGCGTCCTGGCCGGGGAGATGCGCGCCCAGCGCCTCGCCCGGTTCGAGGAGAAGGCGGCCCGCCTGCCGGTGCTGCTGACCCTGCCCATGGTGGTCTTCATCCTGCCCTGCGTCTTCATCGTCGTCGGCGGCCCCGCCATGCTCGACGTCTCGCGCAGCTTCGACAGCGCCGGCACCAGCCAGCAAACCCATTCCAGCCAATCCCACTCCAACCCGCCCCACAGCCAGACCAAGGGAGGTCAGCCATGA
- a CDS encoding type II secretion system F family protein, with the protein MDRIQALLQLATLLLGVGTLLFALSTLRAFRRRKALRRRLAALSAEARAVVEDGSPDITGAGPLTIADRVKRRMSRFYARRQTVYLPPGIRLWRALLYAVIAAGLCWWLGGPVMGDAGATTAAAVALLVTPRLVFAASRRRTLEALMNQLPDAISLVVRATRAGIPVSESLRMVGTELSEPIAPLFRRIVDETAMGIDLETVLARAAANVRLPEFRFFVVTLLLQRETGGNLTEPLENLADMIRQRRRVQMRTRALTSEARSSAAVLAALPFLAGGGMAMLNPDYAWRLIDEPSGQTMLMVAGGLLLVGVGSMQLLIRKTLS; encoded by the coding sequence ATGGACCGCATCCAGGCCCTCCTTCAGCTCGCCACCCTCCTCCTCGGCGTCGGGACGCTGCTGTTCGCCCTGTCCACCCTGCGCGCGTTCCGCCGCCGCAAGGCGCTGCGCCGCCGGCTGGCCGCCCTGTCGGCCGAGGCGCGGGCCGTGGTGGAGGACGGCAGCCCCGACATCACCGGCGCCGGCCCCCTGACCATCGCCGACCGGGTGAAGCGGCGCATGTCGCGTTTCTACGCGCGGCGCCAGACCGTCTATCTGCCGCCGGGCATCCGGCTGTGGCGGGCGCTGCTGTATGCCGTGATCGCCGCGGGCCTGTGCTGGTGGCTGGGCGGGCCGGTGATGGGCGACGCGGGCGCCACGACCGCCGCCGCCGTGGCCCTGCTGGTCACCCCGCGCCTCGTCTTCGCCGCCAGCCGCCGCAGGACGCTGGAAGCGCTGATGAACCAGCTTCCCGACGCGATCAGCCTCGTCGTCCGCGCCACCCGCGCCGGCATCCCGGTGTCGGAAAGCCTGCGGATGGTCGGCACCGAGCTGTCGGAGCCGATCGCCCCGCTGTTCCGCCGCATCGTCGACGAGACGGCCATGGGCATCGACCTGGAGACCGTGCTGGCCCGCGCCGCCGCCAACGTCCGCCTGCCGGAGTTCCGCTTCTTCGTCGTCACCCTTCTGCTGCAGCGGGAGACCGGCGGCAACCTGACGGAGCCGCTGGAGAATCTGGCCGACATGATCCGCCAGCGCCGCCGCGTGCAGATGCGCACCCGCGCCCTGACCTCGGAGGCGCGCAGCTCCGCCGCCGTTCTGGCCGCCCTGCCCTTCCTGGCCGGCGGCGGCATGGCGATGCTGAACCCCGACTACGCGTGGCGGCTGATCGACGAGCCGAGCGGGCAGACGATGCTGATGGTGGCCGGCGGGCTGCTGCTGGTCGGCGTCGGCTCCATGCAGCTCCTCATCCGGAAGACCCTGTCATGA
- a CDS encoding response regulator, which yields MSQTFPQTFHVIVAEDDPVVAVTIAETLEERGFRVTIGRNGFDAFKIDQNDPADILITDLRMPHFDGTSLIARMQEQRPELPILVTTGYSDNLPKEEPGQLSVVQKPFSEDSIVRAVQSLLGVA from the coding sequence ATGTCCCAGACCTTCCCCCAGACCTTTCACGTGATCGTTGCCGAAGACGACCCCGTCGTCGCGGTCACCATTGCCGAAACCCTGGAGGAGCGCGGCTTTCGCGTGACCATCGGGCGCAACGGGTTCGATGCCTTCAAGATCGACCAGAACGATCCCGCCGACATCCTGATCACCGACCTGCGCATGCCGCACTTCGACGGCACCAGCTTGATTGCCCGCATGCAGGAGCAGCGCCCCGAGTTGCCCATCCTGGTCACCACCGGCTACAGCGACAACCTGCCCAAGGAGGAGCCGGGGCAGCTCTCCGTCGTCCAGAAGCCCTTCTCCGAGGACAGCATCGTCCGGGCGGTGCAGAGCCTGCTCGGGGTCGCCTGA
- a CDS encoding AraC family transcriptional regulator, translating to MSEERFAFAASDAREPVIVAIYETQAEHRALGLHSHPRGQLSGLRRGLLTIGTETDTWVVPAEHAVWLPPHQPHHGYTHGAVEGWSCYIAEAACATLPDRPCIIKVSGLLREAVIRASGWRGWELDEAQWRLAMVLLDELRASPINPFTLPMPRDPRLLRIARALLDDPGDRRGMDAWASWAGVSERTLSRRFVAETGYSYTAWRQRARLMRALEMLAEGAPVTTVAIDLGYDSVSAFIALFKRTLGVTPSAYFG from the coding sequence ATGTCCGAGGAACGGTTCGCCTTCGCCGCGAGTGATGCGCGCGAACCGGTCATCGTCGCCATTTACGAGACGCAGGCCGAACATCGCGCGCTAGGGCTGCACAGCCACCCGCGCGGCCAGCTCTCCGGTCTGCGCCGCGGCCTGCTCACCATCGGCACGGAGACGGACACCTGGGTGGTTCCCGCCGAGCACGCGGTCTGGCTTCCGCCCCACCAGCCGCACCATGGCTACACCCACGGGGCCGTCGAGGGGTGGAGCTGCTACATCGCGGAGGCCGCCTGCGCGACGCTGCCGGACCGGCCCTGCATCATCAAGGTGTCCGGCCTGTTGCGCGAGGCGGTGATCCGCGCCTCCGGATGGCGGGGGTGGGAGCTGGACGAGGCGCAATGGCGCCTTGCCATGGTCCTCCTCGACGAACTCAGGGCCTCGCCCATCAATCCCTTTACCCTGCCCATGCCGCGCGATCCGCGCCTTCTCCGGATCGCGCGAGCCTTGCTCGACGACCCCGGGGATCGGCGCGGCATGGACGCCTGGGCTTCCTGGGCGGGCGTGTCCGAAAGGACGCTGAGCCGCCGCTTCGTGGCGGAGACCGGCTACAGCTACACCGCGTGGCGGCAGCGGGCGCGCCTGATGCGCGCGCTGGAGATGCTGGCCGAAGGCGCGCCGGTGACGACCGTGGCCATCGACCTCGGCTATGACAGCGTCAGCGCCTTCATCGCCTTGTTCAAGCGGACACTGGGCGTAACGCCATCTGCCTATTTCGGCTGA
- a CDS encoding TadE/TadG family type IV pilus assembly protein, translated as MRTRFLTAARLLASLGRVTRDRRGATALMFAAAAVPLLGMVGLAVDYGRAFLVQSRLQTAIDAGALAAGKMLNSTADAQSDIAMFVAANLPPGFLGAAIGTPAVTLDQTNQRVGVSVTATLPTTFLRVLQVNELTISVTNQVQRANAGLELALVLDVTGSMATNNRIGELRSAATDLVNILFGPGSAPPKNLWVSIAPYAAEVNIGKTRTNWLAAGSYDATKWASQGWRGCVLARTQPQDQTDTPPASAPFKPFWYPNNQYNGTNNDNPWTPTNITDDGTYRQTNDMAGPNLGCPPPIMALTNDRSALLAKIAGLKPVNRGGTMANQGLQAGWFTLSPKWRGLWGGTTPDTLPLDYGTPDMSKAVVLLTDGNNEWFKYKPQGDYTSYQRLSDGLLGTTDTNQVTTAINNRMLTLCSNMKAAGITLFTITVGDSASSATRTLYESCASPGPNHYFDSPTPTDLQTVFRTIAGQLSNLRIIR; from the coding sequence ATGAGGACACGCTTCCTTACCGCGGCCCGCCTGCTCGCCTCTCTGGGGAGGGTGACGCGGGACCGCCGGGGCGCCACCGCGCTGATGTTCGCCGCCGCCGCGGTGCCCCTGCTGGGCATGGTCGGGCTGGCGGTGGATTACGGGCGGGCCTTCCTCGTGCAGTCGCGGCTTCAGACCGCCATCGACGCCGGGGCGCTGGCCGCCGGCAAGATGCTGAACTCCACGGCGGACGCCCAGAGCGACATCGCCATGTTCGTCGCGGCCAACCTGCCGCCGGGCTTCCTGGGGGCGGCCATCGGCACCCCGGCGGTGACGCTGGACCAGACGAACCAGCGCGTCGGGGTGTCGGTCACCGCCACCCTGCCGACGACCTTCCTGCGGGTCCTGCAGGTGAACGAGCTGACCATCTCCGTCACCAATCAGGTGCAGCGCGCCAACGCCGGGCTGGAACTGGCGCTGGTGCTCGACGTCACCGGCTCCATGGCGACCAACAACCGCATCGGGGAGCTGCGCAGCGCCGCCACCGACCTCGTCAACATCCTGTTCGGGCCGGGCAGCGCGCCGCCGAAAAACCTGTGGGTCTCCATCGCCCCCTACGCAGCGGAGGTCAACATCGGCAAGACCCGCACCAACTGGCTGGCGGCGGGCAGCTACGACGCCACCAAATGGGCCTCCCAGGGCTGGCGCGGCTGCGTCCTGGCGCGCACCCAGCCGCAGGACCAGACCGACACCCCGCCGGCCTCCGCGCCGTTCAAGCCCTTCTGGTACCCGAACAACCAGTACAACGGGACCAACAACGACAACCCCTGGACCCCCACGAACATCACCGACGACGGCACCTACCGCCAGACCAACGACATGGCCGGACCGAATCTCGGCTGTCCGCCGCCGATCATGGCGCTGACCAACGACCGCTCGGCGCTGCTCGCCAAGATCGCCGGGCTGAAGCCGGTGAACCGCGGCGGCACCATGGCGAACCAAGGGCTGCAGGCGGGATGGTTCACCCTGTCGCCGAAGTGGCGCGGCCTGTGGGGCGGCACGACGCCGGACACGCTGCCGCTCGATTACGGCACGCCCGACATGTCCAAGGCGGTCGTCCTGCTGACCGACGGCAACAACGAGTGGTTCAAGTACAAGCCGCAGGGCGACTACACCAGCTACCAGCGCCTCAGCGACGGGCTGCTGGGCACCACCGACACCAATCAGGTGACGACGGCGATCAACAACCGCATGCTGACGCTGTGCAGCAACATGAAGGCGGCGGGGATCACCCTCTTCACCATCACCGTCGGCGACAGCGCCAGCAGTGCCACCCGCACCCTTTACGAAAGCTGCGCCTCGCCCGGCCCGAACCATTATTTCGACAGCCCGACGCCGACGGACCTGCAGACGGTGTTCCGCACCATCGCCGGCCAGCTCAGCAACCTGCGGATCATCCGCTGA
- a CDS encoding CpaD family pilus assembly protein — MPRAMRTPMLLLPLLTGLLGGCAVPQTPPSMPTAQVPAVRALSNAVPFAIDPRSGAIAAEERARVARTVAGLGRDTTPHVTVTGPLLAAPARSAVASLLGAAGVPPENVTFAPDQTGAPALQVTTYVALAPDCAAWSDIYSGWYQNSPTEALGCSNRRNLALMLADPRDLMQGRETVPADGQRIAGAVQRYRADQVKPFVKGNSTSAFVLSPALNGSQEDQ; from the coding sequence ATGCCCAGAGCCATGCGAACGCCGATGCTGCTTCTGCCACTCCTCACGGGTCTGCTGGGCGGCTGCGCCGTGCCACAGACGCCCCCTTCGATGCCCACCGCCCAAGTACCCGCCGTGAGGGCGCTCAGCAATGCCGTCCCCTTCGCCATCGACCCGCGCAGCGGCGCCATCGCGGCGGAGGAGCGCGCCCGGGTGGCCCGCACGGTGGCCGGGCTCGGCCGCGACACCACCCCCCACGTGACGGTCACCGGTCCGCTGCTGGCCGCCCCGGCGCGGTCCGCCGTCGCCTCCCTGCTGGGCGCGGCCGGTGTGCCGCCGGAGAACGTCACCTTCGCCCCCGACCAGACCGGCGCCCCGGCGCTCCAGGTGACCACCTACGTCGCGCTGGCCCCGGACTGCGCGGCATGGAGCGACATCTACAGCGGCTGGTACCAGAACAGCCCGACCGAGGCGCTGGGCTGCAGCAACCGGCGCAACCTCGCTCTGATGCTGGCCGACCCGCGCGACCTCATGCAGGGCCGGGAGACCGTGCCCGCCGACGGCCAGCGCATAGCCGGCGCCGTCCAGCGCTACCGCGCCGACCAGGTGAAGCCCTTCGTGAAGGGCAACAGCACCAGCGCCTTCGTGCTGTCCCCCGCCCTGAACGGAAGCCAGGAGGACCAATGA
- a CDS encoding CpaF family protein, producing MSTLFGRKAAPPSLAVAGPPPEEPKPTPAPAPAAVPAPPLAAVRPVNRSLNDIRSQVLARIDPATIADMPAETLRPLVERLIDDIATTSRSQLNGREQATLATELVHDMIGLGPLEPLLADDAITDIMVNGPSRTFAEQRGKLVEMPVRFRDAGHLLNIAQRIASAVGRRVDESSPMVDARLADGSRVNIVVPPLALDGACISIRKFARRTIGFRELVEFRSMSEPMARALEIIGRCRLNVIISGGTGSGKTTLLNAMSRPIEPTERVITIEDAAELQLQQPHVVRLETRPPNLEGQGQVTQRDLVRNALRMRPDRIIIGEVRGAEAFDMLQAMNTGHDGSMSTIHANNPRDALSRVENMVLMAGMNLPSRAIRQQIAGAVNVIVQVQRMRDGVRRITHVTELVGMEGDVILTQDLFTFEFRGENRDGILEGRYAATGLRPRFADRLAYFGQEAAWNTATTGL from the coding sequence ATGAGCACGCTGTTCGGCCGCAAGGCGGCACCCCCCTCCCTGGCGGTGGCCGGCCCGCCGCCCGAGGAGCCGAAGCCCACCCCGGCCCCCGCACCGGCGGCGGTCCCCGCCCCGCCGCTGGCCGCGGTCCGCCCGGTCAACCGCTCCCTGAACGACATCCGGTCGCAGGTGCTGGCCCGCATCGACCCGGCGACCATCGCCGACATGCCGGCGGAGACGCTGCGCCCGCTGGTCGAGCGGCTGATCGACGACATTGCCACCACCAGCCGCAGCCAGTTGAACGGGCGCGAGCAGGCCACGCTGGCGACGGAGCTGGTCCACGACATGATCGGGCTGGGGCCGCTGGAGCCGCTGCTGGCCGACGATGCGATCACCGACATCATGGTCAACGGCCCCTCCCGCACCTTCGCCGAGCAGCGCGGCAAGCTGGTGGAGATGCCGGTGCGCTTCCGCGACGCCGGGCATCTGCTGAACATCGCGCAGCGCATCGCCTCGGCGGTCGGGCGGCGGGTGGACGAGTCCAGCCCGATGGTCGACGCCCGGCTGGCCGACGGCAGCCGCGTCAACATCGTGGTGCCGCCGCTGGCGCTCGACGGCGCCTGCATCTCCATCCGCAAGTTCGCCCGCCGCACCATCGGCTTCCGCGAGCTGGTGGAGTTCCGCAGCATGTCCGAGCCGATGGCCCGCGCGCTGGAGATCATCGGTCGCTGCCGGCTGAACGTCATCATCTCCGGCGGCACCGGCTCGGGCAAGACGACGCTGCTCAACGCCATGTCCCGCCCCATCGAGCCGACGGAGCGCGTCATCACCATCGAGGACGCCGCCGAACTCCAGCTCCAGCAGCCTCACGTCGTCCGGCTGGAGACCCGCCCGCCCAACCTGGAGGGCCAGGGGCAGGTGACGCAGCGCGACCTCGTCCGCAACGCGCTGCGCATGCGGCCCGACCGCATCATCATCGGCGAGGTGCGCGGGGCGGAGGCCTTCGACATGCTCCAGGCCATGAACACCGGCCATGACGGGTCGATGTCGACCATCCACGCCAACAACCCGCGCGACGCGCTGAGCCGCGTCGAGAACATGGTGCTGATGGCCGGCATGAACCTGCCCAGCCGCGCCATCCGCCAGCAGATCGCCGGGGCGGTCAACGTCATCGTCCAGGTCCAGCGCATGCGCGACGGCGTGCGCCGCATCACCCACGTCACCGAGCTGGTCGGCATGGAGGGCGACGTGATCCTGACCCAGGACCTCTTCACCTTCGAGTTCCGCGGCGAGAACCGCGACGGGATCCTGGAGGGGCGCTATGCCGCCACCGGCCTGCGCCCGCGCTTCGCCGACCGGCTGGCCTATTTCGGGCAGGAGGCGGCCTGGAACACCGCCACCACCGGCCTGTAG
- a CDS encoding TadE/TadG family type IV pilus assembly protein has translation MATHVPTFWRRPLPRDRRGVAALEMALLAPVLLVLVTATVDVVRYVSITLTLNRTAANVSDIATQFDKLRAGMTVVKGNEVGVLFLAATEVAQPLDLMAGGQVIVTSVANMGQGSRVMWQERAGTGSAISHYGAAGGAATLPPGFTQQPGDNAIFTELFYRFTPYLLSGPWLGDAGTSTTLYASAVYQPRLGTLTTLETGP, from the coding sequence ATGGCGACACATGTCCCGACATTCTGGCGCCGGCCCCTGCCGCGCGACCGCCGCGGCGTCGCGGCGCTGGAGATGGCGCTGCTGGCGCCGGTCCTTCTCGTGCTGGTCACCGCCACGGTGGACGTGGTGCGCTACGTCAGCATCACCCTGACCCTGAACCGCACCGCCGCCAACGTCAGCGACATCGCCACCCAGTTCGACAAGCTGCGCGCCGGCATGACCGTGGTGAAGGGGAACGAGGTCGGCGTGCTGTTCCTCGCCGCGACGGAGGTCGCCCAGCCTCTGGACCTGATGGCCGGCGGGCAGGTGATCGTCACCTCGGTCGCCAACATGGGCCAAGGATCGCGGGTGATGTGGCAGGAACGGGCCGGCACCGGCTCCGCCATCAGCCATTACGGCGCCGCAGGCGGGGCGGCCACGCTGCCGCCCGGCTTCACCCAGCAGCCCGGCGACAACGCCATCTTCACCGAGCTGTTCTACCGCTTCACCCCCTATCTGCTGAGCGGACCGTGGCTCGGCGACGCCGGGACCTCCACGACGCTCTACGCCAGCGCCGTCTACCAGCCCCGGCTCGGCACGCTCACCACGCTGGAGACCGGGCCATGA
- a CDS encoding TadE/TadG family type IV pilus assembly protein encodes MRSRSRPLPGLRLPRDRRGLTTLELAIVSPALIAGMIALAEVSYSLTVDGLLNHAARAAARSGFTGELATGFTDRRAQVCDTVYRLTSRVLDQSRLSVRSHSYASFTTLGQINGGVPPSTSLTDLNCGSTDWDANQTGTALGGSGQVVVYTLRYTQPVLTGLGATVLGRAELIHEARLAVRNEPFMVGE; translated from the coding sequence ATGCGCAGCCGCAGCCGCCCTCTTCCCGGCCTCCGTCTCCCGCGTGACCGCCGGGGCCTGACCACGCTGGAGCTGGCGATCGTCTCCCCGGCGCTGATCGCGGGCATGATCGCGCTGGCCGAGGTGTCCTACTCGCTGACCGTGGACGGCCTGCTCAACCACGCCGCCCGAGCCGCCGCCCGCAGCGGCTTCACCGGGGAGCTGGCGACCGGCTTCACCGACCGCCGCGCCCAGGTCTGCGACACGGTGTACCGCTTGACCAGCCGGGTGCTCGACCAGAGCCGCCTGTCGGTGCGCAGCCACAGCTACGCCTCCTTCACCACGCTGGGCCAGATCAACGGCGGGGTTCCGCCCTCCACCTCGCTCACCGACCTGAATTGCGGCTCCACCGACTGGGACGCCAATCAGACCGGGACGGCGCTGGGCGGCAGCGGGCAGGTCGTCGTCTACACGCTGCGCTACACCCAGCCGGTGCTGACCGGGCTGGGCGCCACGGTCCTGGGACGGGCGGAACTGATCCACGAGGCCCGGCTGGCCGTGCGCAACGAACCCTTCATGGTGGGGGAGTGA
- a CDS encoding tetratricopeptide repeat protein, with protein MIATPSLLPSSQRPTRKRLSGLGRAAAAALLLLSVSACASAPGGGPVGSRSGPTANATLDDKARVQLRLARAAQEAGNTGSAVRFYRAVLDQAPGHVGALLGLGETLSESGSAADAVVELQKAAAAVPDNVEVQTALGRALIRANRPADALNRFDALLRRNDDDLRARLNRGVALDLAGRHAEAQGEYRHVLKAEPNNAAAMANLGLSLALNGSAEGVAILEGLVQGGVDSPRVRQNLALAYGLKGDLEAAARVARLDLDDANVRSNLAFYETARQFVAFKP; from the coding sequence ATGATCGCCACCCCGTCCCTCCTCCCGTCCAGCCAGCGCCCGACCCGCAAGCGTCTCTCCGGTCTGGGCCGCGCCGCGGCGGCCGCCCTCCTGCTGCTGTCGGTCAGCGCCTGCGCCTCGGCGCCGGGCGGCGGGCCGGTGGGGTCGAGGAGCGGCCCGACGGCCAACGCCACGCTGGACGACAAAGCGCGCGTGCAGCTCCGCCTCGCCCGCGCCGCCCAGGAGGCCGGCAACACCGGCTCCGCGGTGCGCTTCTACCGGGCGGTGCTGGATCAGGCGCCGGGCCATGTCGGCGCCCTGCTCGGGCTGGGCGAAACCCTGTCGGAGAGCGGGTCCGCCGCCGACGCGGTGGTCGAGCTCCAGAAGGCCGCCGCTGCGGTGCCCGACAATGTGGAGGTGCAGACGGCGCTGGGCCGCGCGCTGATCCGCGCCAACCGCCCCGCCGACGCGCTGAACCGCTTCGACGCCCTGCTCCGCCGCAACGACGACGACCTGCGCGCTCGTCTGAACCGCGGCGTCGCCCTCGATCTCGCCGGGCGGCACGCGGAGGCCCAGGGCGAATACCGCCACGTCCTGAAGGCTGAGCCGAACAACGCGGCGGCCATGGCCAACCTCGGCCTGTCGCTGGCGCTGAACGGCAGTGCGGAGGGCGTGGCGATCCTGGAAGGGCTGGTCCAAGGCGGGGTGGACTCCCCCCGCGTGCGCCAGAACCTCGCGCTGGCCTACGGGCTGAAAGGCGATCTGGAGGCGGCGGCCCGCGTGGCCCGGCTCGACCTCGACGACGCCAACGTGCGTTCCAACCTGGCCTTCTACGAGACGGCGCGTCAGTTCGTCGCCTTCAAACCGTGA
- a CDS encoding AAA family ATPase yields MSLLATLLGDAPSPADAARGTGPRLLAYVADAASAALLNSAAPPLLPCEVRTGDIRSAVRDLARQRSTDLLLVDLSGVADPLAAMEALAGVCDPSVRVIAVGDSNDIGLYRDLRRIGVTDYLFKPLSRDLLEGALRAAGAGAAADEAAGRLGKLVAVVGARGGVGTTTVAVHLGCWLADGARGRTALVDLDLQNGTVALALNLRPEPALREAVEAPDRVDDVFMERAMVAASDRLSVLAAEEPVEDVIDIAPTAALSVLNRLQARHNYVVVDAGRAQGGAARAALEAASIVVLVGDASVAGLRDLVRLRAAIARRAGGGRLVSVLNRRGAPGELPAADLMRTLGEPPEHALPYRPVPLAVAAGVGEPAFRHCRRFREAMERLGADVAGQPAAQDGLFRRWVRR; encoded by the coding sequence ATGAGCCTGCTCGCCACCCTCCTCGGCGACGCGCCGTCACCGGCCGACGCCGCCCGCGGCACCGGCCCCCGCCTGCTCGCCTATGTCGCCGACGCGGCCAGCGCCGCCCTGCTGAACAGCGCGGCCCCGCCCCTGCTGCCCTGCGAGGTGCGGACCGGCGACATCCGCAGCGCCGTCCGCGATCTCGCTCGCCAGCGCTCGACCGACCTGCTGCTGGTCGATCTGTCCGGCGTCGCCGACCCGCTGGCCGCCATGGAGGCGCTGGCCGGGGTTTGCGACCCATCGGTGCGGGTCATCGCGGTCGGCGACAGCAACGACATCGGCCTTTACCGCGACCTGCGCCGGATCGGGGTCACCGACTATCTGTTCAAGCCGCTGTCCCGCGACCTGCTGGAGGGGGCGCTGCGCGCCGCTGGCGCCGGCGCCGCGGCGGACGAGGCGGCGGGCCGGCTGGGCAAGCTGGTGGCGGTGGTCGGCGCGCGCGGCGGCGTGGGCACGACCACGGTGGCGGTGCATCTCGGCTGCTGGCTGGCCGACGGGGCGCGCGGGCGCACGGCGCTGGTCGACCTCGACCTGCAGAACGGCACGGTGGCGCTGGCCCTCAACCTGCGGCCCGAGCCGGCGCTGCGCGAGGCGGTCGAGGCCCCCGACCGGGTGGACGACGTGTTCATGGAGCGCGCCATGGTCGCCGCCTCCGACCGGCTGTCCGTCCTGGCGGCGGAGGAGCCGGTGGAGGACGTGATCGACATCGCGCCGACCGCCGCCCTGTCGGTGCTGAACCGTCTCCAGGCACGCCACAACTACGTCGTCGTGGACGCCGGCCGCGCCCAGGGCGGAGCCGCCCGCGCCGCGCTGGAGGCGGCCTCCATCGTGGTTCTGGTCGGCGACGCCAGCGTCGCCGGTCTGCGCGATCTGGTGCGGCTGCGCGCCGCCATCGCGCGGCGGGCCGGTGGCGGCCGGCTCGTCTCCGTCCTGAACCGGCGCGGCGCCCCCGGGGAGCTTCCCGCGGCGGACCTGATGCGCACGTTGGGCGAGCCGCCGGAACACGCCCTGCCCTACCGCCCGGTGCCGCTGGCTGTCGCCGCGGGCGTCGGCGAGCCGGCCTTCCGCCATTGCCGCCGCTTCCGCGAGGCGATGGAGCGGCTGGGCGCCGACGTCGCCGGCCAGCCCGCCGCCCAGGACGGCCTGTTCCGCCGCTGGGTGCGGCGATGA
- a CDS encoding MSMEG_1061 family FMN-dependent PPOX-type flavoprotein — translation MIPQNPPTPTPDLDRLYDPPMEHVQKAVMTELISFHADYLAKATFFCLATGRTAGLDASPRGGPPGFVRMLDAKTVAFADWPGNNRIESMRNLLEDDLLGMLFLFPGLDVFMRINGRGRVSDDADLRVSLAEGTKIPKTVIVVSVDEVLFHCGKAVNRAKLWAPGSRIGRGALPTPGQMLAAMTRQDASAAEAIDAHYDHAMRNDLYG, via the coding sequence ATGATTCCGCAGAATCCCCCTACCCCCACGCCCGACCTCGACCGGCTTTACGACCCGCCGATGGAACATGTCCAGAAGGCGGTCATGACGGAGTTGATCTCCTTCCACGCCGACTACCTCGCCAAGGCCACCTTCTTCTGCCTCGCGACCGGTCGCACTGCGGGTCTGGACGCCTCGCCGCGCGGCGGCCCGCCGGGTTTCGTCAGGATGCTCGATGCCAAGACCGTCGCCTTCGCCGACTGGCCTGGCAACAACCGGATCGAGTCCATGCGCAACCTGCTGGAGGACGACCTCTTGGGGATGCTCTTCCTGTTCCCCGGCCTGGACGTCTTCATGCGGATCAATGGACGCGGTCGCGTCTCGGACGACGCGGATCTCCGCGTCAGCCTCGCCGAGGGGACGAAAATTCCCAAGACGGTCATCGTCGTGAGCGTGGACGAGGTGCTGTTCCACTGCGGCAAGGCGGTGAACCGGGCCAAGCTGTGGGCTCCGGGATCCCGGATCGGGCGCGGCGCGCTTCCGACCCCCGGTCAAATGCTCGCCGCCATGACCAGGCAGGACGCCTCCGCCGCGGAGGCCATCGATGCGCACTACGACCATGCGATGCGAAACGACCTCTACGGCTGA